The following proteins are co-located in the Nonlabens ponticola genome:
- a CDS encoding RrF2 family transcriptional regulator — protein sequence MLSRKTKYGIKALTYLARQEKENPVCIATIAESENIPHKFLESILLELRKNSILGSRKGKGGGYYLLQNADQIRMATVHRILEGPIAMLPCVSLNFYEKCNDCPDEDACAVNRLMLQVRDNTLEILEKQTLADLIS from the coding sequence GTGTTATCTAGAAAAACAAAGTACGGTATCAAGGCATTGACCTATCTCGCCAGACAGGAAAAGGAAAATCCTGTGTGCATCGCCACCATTGCCGAATCTGAAAATATACCGCATAAATTCCTGGAATCCATCTTGCTAGAGCTGCGCAAAAACAGTATTCTAGGCAGTCGCAAGGGAAAAGGCGGCGGCTACTATCTGCTGCAAAATGCAGATCAAATCAGGATGGCGACCGTGCATCGTATTCTAGAAGGTCCTATCGCTATGTTGCCTTGTGTGAGCCTTAATTTCTATGAAAAGTGTAACGATTGCCCTGATGAGGATGCCTGCGCGGTTAATCGACTCATGCTACAAGTGCGAGACAACACACTGGAAATACTCGAGAAACAAACACTTGCTGACTTGATTTCATAA